In Trichoderma asperellum chromosome 1, complete sequence, a single window of DNA contains:
- the COT3 gene encoding Elongation factor 2, which produces MVNFTVDEIRALMDKPTNVRNMSVIAHVDHGKSTLTDSLLAKAGIISTAKAGDARATDTRADEQERGITIKSTAISLYGQLEDEEDIKDIVGQKTDGRDFLINLIDSPGHVDFSSEVTAALRVTDGALVVVDTVEGVCVQTETVLRQALGERIKPVVIINKVDRALLELQVSKEDLYQSFSRTIESVNVIISTYLDKSLGDLQVYPEKGTIAFGSGLHGWAFTVRQFAIRYAKKFGVDKNKMMERLWGDNYFNPATKKWTKNGTYEGKQLERAFNQFILDPIFKIFSAVMNFKNDEIATLLDKLQLKLTPEDRSKEGKQLLKAVMRTFLPAADSLLEMMILHLPSPVTAQRYRVETLYEGPMDDEAAIGIRDCDPKGPLMLYVSKMVPTSDKGRFYAFGRVFSGVVRSGLKVRIQGPNYTPGKKDDLFVKAIQRTVLMMGGKVEPIDDMPAGNIVGLVGIDQFLLKSGTLTTSETAHNLKVMKFSVSPVVRRSVQVKNAQDLPKLVEGLKRLSKSDPCVLTYTSETGEHVVAGAGELHLEICLNDLENDHAGVPLIISDPVVQYRETVQGKSSITALSKSPNKHNRLYMVAEPIDEELSLAIEAGKVSPRDDFKARARVLADDFGWDVTDARKIWTFGPDGNGANLLVDQTKAVQYLNEIKDSVVSGFQWASREGPVAEEPMRSIRFNILDVTLHADAIHRGGGQIIPTARRVLYASALLAEPALLEPVFLVEIQVPEQAMGGVYGVLTRRRGHVFNEEQRPGTPLFNIKAYLPVLESFGFNGDLRQATSGQAFPQSVFSHWQVLPGGSPLDATSKVGAIVTEMRKRKGIKVEVPGVENYYDKL; this is translated from the exons ATGGTGAA CTTCACAGTTGACGAGATCCGGGCGTTGATGGACAAGCCCACCAATGTCCGAAACATGTCCGTCATTGCCCACGTCGATCACGGCAAGTCTACCCTGACCGACTCCCTGTTGGCCAAGGCTGGTATCATTTCCACTGCCAAGGCTGGTGACGCCCGAGCAACAGATACTCGTGCCGACGAGCAGGAGCGTGGTATTACCATCAAGTCCACTGCCATCTCTCTGTACGGTCAGctcgaggatgaggaggatatcAAGGACATTGTCGGCCAGAAGACCGACGGCCGTGATTTCTTGATCAACCTGATTGACTCCCCCGGTCACGTTGATTTCTCATCCGAAGTCACTGCTGCCCTCCGTGTCACTGACGGTgcccttgtcgtcgtcgacaCCGTCGAGGGTGTCTGCGTCCAGACCGAGACTGTGCTGCGACAGGCCCTTGGTGAGCGCATCAAGCCCGttgtcatcatcaacaaggtCGACCGTGCTCTTCTCGAGCTTCAGGTCTCCAAGGAGGATCTGTACCAGTCCTTCTCTCGTACCATCGAGTCCGTCAACGTCATCATCTCCACCTACCTCGACAAGTCCCTCGGTGACCTCCAGGTCTACCCCGAGAAGGGTACCATTGCCTTCGGTTCCGGTCTGCACGGCTGGGCTTTCACAGTCCGCCAGTTCGCCATCCGATACGCCAAGAAGTTTGGTGTTgacaagaacaagatgatggagcGTCTCTGGGGTGACAACTACTTCAACCCCGCCACCAAGAAGTGGACCAAGAACGGTACCTATGAGGGCAAGCAGCTTGAGCGTGCTTTCAACCAGTTCATCCTGGACCCCATCTTCAAGATCTTCTCTGCCGTCATGAACTTCAAGAACGACGAGATCGCCACCCTGCTTGACAAGCTCCAGCTCAAGCTTACCCCTGAGGACCGCTCCAAGGAGGGCAAGCAGCTGCTCAAGGCCGTCATGCGCACTTTCCTGCCCGCTGCCGACTCCctgctggagatgatgatcCTCCACCTTCCTTCTCCCGTCACTGCCCAGCGCTACCGTGTTGAGACCCTGTACGAGGGTCCCATGGACGACGAGGCTGCCATTGGTATCCGTGACTGTGACCCCAAGGGTCCCCTCATGCTCTACGTCTCCAAGATGGTTCCCACCTCCGACAAGGGCCGATTCTACGCCTTCGGTCGTGTTTTCTCCGGTGTTGTCCGCTCCGGTCTCAAGGTCCGCATCCAGGGCCCCAACTACACCCCTGGCAAGAAGGATGATCTCTTCGTCAAGGCTATCCAGCGTACCGTCCTGATGATGGGTGGCAAGGTCGAGCCCATTGACGACATGCCTGCCGGTAACATTGTCGGTCTGGTCGGTATCGATCAGTTCTTGCTCAAGTCTGGTACCCTGACCACCAGCGAGACTGCCCACAACCTCAAGGTCATGAAGTTCTCCGTCTCCCCCGTCGTCCGACGTTCCGTCCAGGTCAAGAACGCCCAGGATCTCCCCAAGCTGGTTGAGGGTCTCAAGCGTCTGTCCAAGTCCGACCCTTGCGTTCTTACCTACACTTCCGAGACTGGTGAGCATGTCGTTGCCGGTGCCGGTGAGCTCCACCTCGAGATTTGCTTGAACGATCTCGAAAATGACCACGCTGGTGTTCCCCTCATCATCTCCGACCCCGTCGTCCAGTACCGTGAGACTGTCCAGGGCAAGTCTAGCATCACTGCTCTGTCCAAGTCCCCCAACAAGCACAACCGTCTGTACATGGTTGCTGAGCCCATCGACGAGGAGCTTTCCCTGGCCATTGAGGCCGGCAAGGTCAGCCCCCGTGACGATTTCAAGGCTCGTGCCCGTGTCCTGGCTGACGACTTCGGTTGGGATGTCACCGACGCTCGTAAGATCTGGACCTTCGGTCCCGATGGCAACGGTGCCAACTTGCTGGTTGACCAGACCAAGGCCGTCCAGTACCTCAACGAAATCAAGGACTCCGTCGTCTCTGGTTTCCAGTGGGCTTCCCGTGAGGGTCCCGTTGCTGAGGAGCCCATGCGTTCCATCCGCTTCAACATCCTTGATGTTACTCTGCACGCTGATGCTATCCACCGTGGTGGTGGCCAGATCATCCCCACTGCTCGTCGTGTCCTGTAcgcctctgctctgctggcTGAGCCTGCTCTGCTTGAGCCCGTCTTCCTGGTCGAGATTCAGGTCCCTGAGCAGGCCATGGGTGGTGTCTACGGTGTCCTGACCCGCCGTCGTGGTCACGTCTTCAACGAGGAGCAGCGTCCTGGTACTCctctcttcaacatcaaggCCTACCTGCCCGTCCTTGAGTCCTTCGGCTTCAACGGTGACCTGCGTCAGGCCACCTCCGGCCAGGCCTTCCCCCAGTCTGTCTTCTCTCACTGGCAGGTCCTGCCCGGTGGCTCTCCTCTTGATGCCACCTCCAAGGTCGGTGCCATTGTCACCGAGATGCGTAAGCGCAAGGGTATCAAGGTCGAGGTTCCCGGTGTCGAGAAC TACTATGACAAGCTGTAA